In Anaeromyxobacter sp., the following proteins share a genomic window:
- a CDS encoding sulfatase-like hydrolase/transferase: protein MTYLTPLRPSSDEPGALRWPALLWGLLHVPVTLGLFAGSIGHALRGLPTWYAVSLWPTFPAQAALLALALWVITLPLSFWPRAYRWAVPLSTGLATVILAVDARTYASVGFHINGFFLRVAVQPGALAETGIPVSDVLVLAGQSLGWLALELVGGRWFLGRFAGRQRAWRVALALLLLAGVERTYVASLAFFGGPGVFAAGQVLPLQVPVRMSAAWERITGRQALSSPLKGVAGESALKLPPGVPPAQIVFERRPDVVFVLLESTRADSLVPEVMPRLLARAQAGGTVFERHYALSSSTYFTVFGLLFGLQAHKLDAVIASGRRPELFPAFTRNGYASRFLAASSVDWMGLREQVFGDVQQSLETDWPAGLTGEQKDGAMLDEARRFVSTVGDQPVFLFLFFVGPHFNYSYPPRSARFSPVWDGEGVLKGSGAPGELILARARNAVFEADWKLDEFLTWMEQARGRRPLVMVTGDHAEEMREQGHLGHGSALTVQQLHVPMVVLGDGVPVGRRDAPTSHADVVPTLLSLLGDRHPPALYSDGVSMFDAPQDRFVLASLGWEPRYAAIGKDLKVSFYGMDAGLGGVTITDPFDRPLPDGDARFSAAAPRILKLFGRGAAAPAPGAPPAGTAPAPAVAP, encoded by the coding sequence ATGACGTACCTCACCCCCCTGCGCCCCTCCTCCGACGAGCCGGGCGCGCTGCGCTGGCCGGCCCTCCTGTGGGGCCTGCTGCACGTGCCGGTCACCCTGGGCCTCTTCGCCGGCTCCATCGGCCACGCGCTGCGCGGGCTGCCGACCTGGTACGCGGTCAGCCTGTGGCCCACCTTCCCGGCCCAGGCGGCGCTGCTGGCGCTGGCGCTCTGGGTCATCACCCTGCCGCTCTCCTTCTGGCCGCGCGCCTACCGCTGGGCGGTGCCGCTCTCCACCGGGCTGGCCACGGTGATCCTGGCGGTGGACGCCCGGACCTACGCGTCGGTCGGGTTCCACATCAACGGCTTCTTCCTGCGGGTGGCGGTGCAGCCCGGCGCCCTGGCCGAGACCGGCATCCCGGTGTCCGACGTGCTGGTGCTGGCGGGGCAGAGCCTGGGCTGGCTGGCCCTCGAGCTGGTGGGTGGGCGCTGGTTCCTGGGCCGCTTCGCCGGGCGCCAGCGCGCCTGGCGGGTGGCGCTGGCGCTGCTGCTGCTGGCCGGGGTCGAGCGCACCTACGTGGCCAGCCTGGCCTTCTTCGGCGGCCCGGGGGTCTTCGCGGCCGGCCAGGTGCTGCCGCTGCAGGTGCCGGTCCGCATGAGCGCGGCGTGGGAGCGGATCACCGGGCGCCAGGCCCTCTCCAGCCCGCTCAAGGGGGTGGCGGGCGAGAGCGCCCTCAAGCTCCCGCCCGGCGTGCCCCCCGCCCAGATCGTCTTCGAGCGGCGGCCCGACGTGGTCTTCGTGCTGCTGGAGTCCACCCGCGCCGACTCGCTGGTGCCGGAGGTGATGCCGCGCCTGCTGGCCCGCGCCCAGGCCGGCGGCACCGTCTTCGAGCGCCACTACGCCCTCTCCTCCTCCACCTACTTCACCGTCTTCGGGCTGCTCTTCGGCCTGCAGGCCCACAAGCTCGACGCGGTCATCGCCTCGGGGCGGCGGCCCGAGCTCTTCCCGGCCTTCACCCGCAACGGCTACGCCTCGCGCTTCCTGGCGGCCTCCTCGGTGGACTGGATGGGGCTGCGCGAGCAGGTCTTCGGCGACGTGCAGCAGTCGCTGGAGACCGACTGGCCGGCCGGCCTCACCGGCGAGCAGAAGGACGGCGCCATGCTGGACGAGGCCAGGCGCTTCGTCTCCACCGTGGGCGACCAGCCGGTCTTCCTGTTCCTCTTCTTCGTCGGGCCCCACTTCAACTACTCGTACCCGCCGCGCTCGGCGAGGTTCTCGCCGGTGTGGGACGGTGAGGGGGTCCTGAAGGGCAGCGGCGCCCCGGGCGAGCTGATCCTGGCGCGGGCCCGCAACGCCGTCTTCGAGGCCGACTGGAAGCTCGACGAGTTCCTCACCTGGATGGAGCAGGCGCGCGGCCGGCGGCCGCTGGTCATGGTGACGGGCGACCACGCCGAGGAGATGCGCGAGCAGGGGCACCTGGGCCATGGCTCGGCGCTGACCGTGCAGCAGCTGCACGTGCCCATGGTGGTGCTGGGCGACGGGGTGCCGGTGGGCCGGCGCGACGCCCCCACCAGCCACGCCGACGTGGTGCCGACCCTGCTCTCGCTGCTGGGCGACCGCCACCCGCCGGCGCTCTACTCCGACGGCGTCTCGATGTTCGACGCCCCGCAGGACCGCTTCGTCCTCGCGTCGCTCGGCTGGGAGCCGCGCTACGCCGCCATCGGCAAGGACCTCAAGGTCTCCTTCTACGGCATGGACGCCGGGCTGGGCGGGGTGACCATCACCGATCCGTTCGACCGGCCCCTGCCGGACGGCGACGCCCGCTTCTCGGCGGCGGCGCCCCGCATCCTCAAGCTCTTCGGGCGGGGCGCGGCGGCCCCGGCGCCGGGCGCTCCCCCCGCGGGGACGGCGCCCGCCCCGGCGGTCGCCCCGTGA
- a CDS encoding RNA methyltransferase: protein MTTSRSTAAPPSTTVDRSGAAVRPKSVAHSGPKATPPGGARPGGPRRGPHPLQSPGVPPPERIFAACAPGLEPVLTAELTALGLEARPLSGGVEATGEAAAAVACLGSRVADAVRLRAFDGPVADLGSARAEAAARYGAAAELLVRRDGGRATLSVEAAGAPLYKRGWRARVGAAPLRETLAAGLLLACDFTGDRPFLDPMCGSGTLAIEAALLAGRRAPGLGRTFAFEGFPGHDRRATEQVRARLAAQARPITCAIHASDRNMGALRLAMKNAAAAGVEAAIRFTRADAAEVEPPPGGPGLCLVNPPYGVRLDDDAAAAWRALGLLRQRLGGWEVAAIGPDRGFEQLLSEAPAAALEVQNGGIRCRLLRWRSAGAP from the coding sequence ATGACGACCTCCAGGTCGACGGCCGCGCCCCCGTCCACGACGGTGGACCGATCAGGCGCGGCGGTGAGGCCGAAAAGCGTAGCGCACTCCGGCCCGAAAGCCACGCCGCCCGGCGGCGCGCGGCCGGGCGGCCCCCGCCGGGGGCCACATCCCCTACAATCCCCCGGCGTGCCCCCACCCGAACGGATCTTCGCGGCCTGCGCCCCTGGGCTCGAGCCGGTGCTGACGGCCGAGCTCACCGCGCTCGGCCTCGAGGCCCGTCCGCTCTCGGGCGGCGTGGAGGCCACCGGCGAGGCGGCCGCGGCGGTGGCCTGCCTCGGCTCGCGGGTGGCCGACGCGGTCCGGCTGCGCGCCTTCGACGGCCCGGTGGCCGACCTCGGCAGTGCCCGCGCCGAGGCGGCGGCGCGCTACGGCGCCGCGGCCGAGCTGCTGGTGCGGCGCGACGGCGGGCGGGCCACCCTGTCGGTGGAGGCGGCCGGCGCGCCGCTCTACAAGCGCGGCTGGCGCGCCCGCGTCGGCGCCGCCCCCCTGCGCGAGACGCTGGCGGCCGGCCTCCTGCTGGCCTGCGACTTCACCGGCGACCGGCCCTTCCTGGACCCCATGTGCGGCTCGGGCACCCTGGCCATCGAGGCGGCGCTGCTGGCGGGCCGCCGCGCCCCCGGGCTGGGCCGCACCTTCGCCTTCGAGGGCTTCCCCGGCCACGACCGGCGCGCCACCGAGCAGGTGCGCGCCCGCCTGGCCGCGCAGGCCCGGCCCATCACCTGCGCCATCCACGCCTCCGACCGGAACATGGGGGCGCTCCGGCTGGCCATGAAGAACGCCGCCGCCGCCGGCGTGGAGGCGGCCATCCGCTTCACCCGCGCCGACGCCGCCGAGGTGGAGCCGCCGCCCGGCGGGCCAGGGCTGTGCCTGGTGAACCCGCCCTACGGGGTGCGCCTCGACGACGACGCCGCCGCGGCCTGGCGCGCGCTGGGCCTGCTGCGCCAGCGGCTGGGCGGGTGGGAGGTGGCCGCCATCGGGCCCGACCGCGGCTTCGAGCAGCTCCTCTCCGAGGCGCCCGCGGCGGCGCTGGAGGTCCAGAACGGCGGCATCCGCTGCCGCCTGCTCCGCTGGAGGTCCGCCGGTGCACCCTGA
- a CDS encoding DUF2238 domain-containing protein, giving the protein MEVAPTLVALPLLLGTYRRLRLTSLLYVALCAHACILALGGHYTYAEVPLGFWVRDAFGLARNHYDRLGHLAQGFVPALVARELLLRTSPLRAGRWLFALVTLSCLGISACYELLEWWAALALGQGAEAFLGTQGDPWDTQWDMFLAGVGAVLAQVALAGWQDRQVARLTRSPDQRSPDPG; this is encoded by the coding sequence ATGGAGGTGGCGCCCACGCTCGTGGCCCTGCCGCTGCTCCTCGGCACCTACCGGCGCCTCCGGCTCACCTCGCTGCTCTACGTGGCGCTCTGCGCCCACGCCTGCATCCTGGCGCTGGGCGGCCACTACACCTACGCCGAGGTGCCGCTCGGCTTCTGGGTGCGCGACGCCTTCGGGCTGGCCCGCAACCACTACGACCGGCTCGGCCACCTGGCGCAGGGCTTCGTGCCGGCGCTGGTGGCGCGCGAGCTCCTGCTGCGCACCTCGCCGCTCCGGGCCGGGCGCTGGCTCTTCGCGCTGGTCACCCTGAGCTGCCTCGGCATCTCCGCCTGCTACGAGCTCCTCGAGTGGTGGGCCGCGCTGGCGCTCGGCCAGGGGGCCGAGGCCTTCCTCGGCACCCAGGGCGACCCCTGGGACACCCAGTGGGACATGTTCCTGGCCGGCGTGGGGGCGGTGCTGGCGCAGGTGGCGCTGGCTGGCTGGCAGGACCGGCAGGTGGCGCGCCTGACCCGCTCGCCTGACCAGCGCTCGCCTGACCCTGGGTAG
- a CDS encoding phosphatase PAP2 family protein — MEALRDLSPLPRLDADVAATPDGDDSPAGDWFTRLLEWDEATLLAARRWRTPGRTLAARLLTRLGDASSWTVIGLGFFATSTTTGTTLGLRLAVGAGLGTLLSQALKRTLTRTRPDLAIDGFEPLARNPDRFSFPSGHTTAAFAVAAAFAGAPFGLGPAALALALGIAASRVYLGAHYPLDVAAGALLGTLSGLVAHLVG, encoded by the coding sequence ATGGAAGCCCTCCGAGACCTGAGCCCGCTGCCCCGCCTGGACGCGGACGTGGCGGCCACCCCCGACGGCGACGACTCGCCTGCCGGCGACTGGTTCACGCGGCTCCTCGAGTGGGACGAGGCCACCCTCCTCGCGGCGCGCCGCTGGCGCACCCCGGGGCGGACCCTGGCCGCGCGCCTGCTCACCCGGCTCGGGGACGCCTCGAGCTGGACGGTCATCGGGCTCGGCTTCTTCGCGACCTCCACCACCACCGGCACCACCCTCGGCCTCAGGCTGGCCGTCGGCGCCGGCCTGGGCACCCTGCTCTCGCAGGCGCTCAAGCGGACCCTCACCCGGACCCGCCCCGACCTCGCCATCGACGGCTTCGAGCCGCTGGCCCGCAACCCCGATCGCTTCAGCTTCCCCTCCGGCCACACCACCGCCGCCTTCGCGGTGGCGGCCGCCTTCGCCGGCGCCCCCTTCGGCCTCGGGCCGGCGGCGCTGGCCCTGGCGCTCGGCATCGCCGCCTCGCGCGTCTACCTGGGCGCCCACTACCCGCTCGACGTGGCGGCCGGCGCCCTGCTCGGCACGCTCTCCGGGCTGGTGGCGCACCTGGTCGGCTGA
- a CDS encoding glycosyltransferase, producing MAHALALTLLAAAGLGTALLLLQLAALRRHFRIPAAAPRGRPGVSVLKPLCGVDDDLAANLECFAALDWPDYEVLLGVRGPEDAACPVARRLVARHPGRFRLVFQRGEPGQNPKVNQLITLARAARHPILVVSDSNVRVEPGYLAEIAALLEDPGVGLVTHAIVGVGERRLGSLFDALHLAGSVAPGVVAAQALAGQDIVVGKSMAFRREDLAALGGFEAAKDVLAEDFVLGRRVSQVLGKRVALGHRPIQNVSVGRGVGDFLGRYGRWAVLHRTVTGRLVHLSQACLNPVLLGAAAVAADPGAATLLAFGGVCAAKMAIDGACGRVLRPGGFRLGQLGLVPVKDLVYGLAWARGLVRSSVTWRGTRIRVRAGTRIEAAGLEAGAEALDPAPRAS from the coding sequence ATGGCCCACGCGCTCGCGCTCACCCTCCTCGCCGCCGCCGGCCTGGGGACGGCCCTGCTGCTCCTGCAGCTGGCCGCCCTGCGCCGCCACTTCCGGATCCCCGCCGCGGCACCGCGCGGGCGGCCCGGCGTCTCGGTCCTCAAGCCCCTGTGCGGCGTGGACGACGACCTGGCGGCGAACCTGGAGTGCTTCGCGGCGCTCGACTGGCCCGACTACGAGGTGCTGCTGGGCGTGCGCGGCCCGGAGGACGCGGCCTGCCCGGTGGCGCGCCGGCTGGTGGCCCGCCACCCCGGGCGCTTCCGGCTGGTCTTCCAGCGCGGCGAGCCCGGGCAGAACCCCAAGGTGAACCAGCTCATCACGCTGGCGCGCGCGGCCCGCCACCCCATCCTGGTGGTCTCCGACTCCAACGTGCGGGTCGAGCCGGGCTACCTGGCCGAGATCGCCGCCTTGCTCGAGGACCCCGGCGTCGGGCTGGTCACCCACGCCATCGTGGGCGTGGGCGAGCGCCGCCTCGGCTCCCTCTTCGACGCCCTGCACCTGGCCGGCAGCGTGGCGCCGGGCGTGGTGGCGGCGCAGGCGCTGGCCGGCCAGGACATCGTGGTGGGCAAGTCGATGGCCTTCCGCCGCGAGGACCTGGCGGCGCTGGGCGGCTTCGAGGCGGCCAAGGACGTGCTGGCCGAGGACTTCGTGCTGGGGCGCCGGGTCTCGCAGGTGCTGGGCAAGCGGGTGGCGCTGGGCCACCGCCCCATCCAGAACGTCAGCGTGGGGCGCGGGGTGGGCGACTTCCTGGGCCGCTACGGCCGCTGGGCGGTGCTGCACCGCACCGTCACCGGGCGGCTGGTCCACCTCTCGCAGGCCTGCCTGAACCCGGTGCTGCTGGGCGCCGCGGCGGTGGCGGCCGATCCGGGGGCGGCCACCCTGCTGGCCTTCGGCGGGGTCTGCGCCGCCAAGATGGCCATCGACGGCGCCTGCGGCCGGGTGCTGCGGCCGGGCGGCTTCCGGCTGGGCCAGCTCGGGCTGGTGCCGGTCAAGGACCTGGTCTACGGGCTGGCCTGGGCGCGCGGCCTGGTCCGCAGCAGCGTCACCTGGCGGGGCACCCGCATCCGCGTCCGCGCCGGCACGCGCATCGAGGCGGCGGGCCTCGAGGCCGGGGCCGAGGCGCTCGACCCGGCGCCGCGCGCCTCATGA
- the speB gene encoding agmatinase yields the protein MSQQAALEYLAHGQVPFFRLPAVARPAPLPEGTGAVLLGVPYDGGTTASPGARFAPFHVRRVSAFVQGWHPLHQLMVFERLAAVDGGNVVFPPFDGAAVRARVEAEVARVVGAGAVPFLVGGDHSIALPALRAVARRHGPVAVLHLDAHLDTSGPEVWGEAFHHGTPFRHAVEEGLVLPGQLHQVGIRGPWGTAGDGDLGAEHGASLVTPDQLAAAGADAVARAVRQAVGDRPLYLSLDVDVLDPAFAPGTGTPVPGGLTSRELLALLRGLAGVRLVGMDLVEVCPALDHADLTCHLAAHLLFEGLALAALARG from the coding sequence GTGAGCCAGCAGGCGGCCCTGGAGTACCTGGCCCACGGCCAGGTCCCGTTCTTCCGCCTGCCGGCGGTGGCCCGCCCGGCGCCCCTGCCGGAGGGCACCGGCGCGGTGCTGCTCGGCGTGCCCTACGACGGCGGCACCACCGCCTCGCCCGGGGCCCGCTTCGCCCCCTTCCACGTCCGGCGGGTCAGCGCCTTCGTGCAGGGCTGGCACCCGCTGCACCAGCTGATGGTCTTCGAGCGGCTGGCCGCGGTGGACGGCGGCAACGTGGTCTTCCCGCCCTTCGACGGGGCGGCGGTGCGCGCCCGCGTCGAGGCCGAGGTGGCGCGGGTGGTGGGCGCCGGCGCGGTGCCCTTCCTGGTGGGCGGCGACCACTCCATCGCGCTGCCGGCGCTGCGGGCGGTGGCGCGCCGCCACGGGCCGGTGGCGGTGCTGCACCTCGACGCCCACCTCGACACCAGCGGCCCGGAGGTCTGGGGCGAGGCCTTCCACCACGGCACCCCCTTCCGCCACGCCGTCGAGGAGGGGCTGGTCCTGCCCGGGCAGCTGCACCAGGTGGGGATCCGCGGCCCCTGGGGCACGGCCGGCGACGGCGACCTCGGCGCCGAGCACGGCGCCAGCCTGGTGACGCCGGACCAGCTGGCGGCCGCGGGCGCCGACGCGGTGGCGCGGGCCGTGCGGCAGGCGGTGGGCGACCGGCCGCTCTACCTGTCGCTCGACGTGGACGTCCTCGATCCGGCCTTCGCCCCGGGCACCGGCACCCCGGTGCCCGGCGGGCTCACCTCGCGCGAGCTGCTGGCGCTCCTGCGCGGCCTGGCCGGGGTGCGGCTGGTCGGCATGGATCTGGTGGAGGTCTGCCCGGCGCTGGACCACGCCGACCTGACCTGCCACCTGGCGGCCCACCTGCTCTTCGAGGGGCTGGCGCTGGCGGCGCTGGCGCGGGGGTGA
- a CDS encoding 1-acyl-sn-glycerol-3-phosphate acyltransferase, with amino-acid sequence MSALAAAAAGGVGVVRAGARLAATGATAALVAARARGVGRGGATDRLALRAGLTVPSPARQRARVLRDGCRAALRLHGVAVDVQGGLPPGPLLLACNHVSWLDPLVVAASVPCAPISKLDVRGWPLVGGLAGLLGVIFHARGDQGSGLRVLRQVEVALAAGLPVLNFPEGTTTDGAGVLRFHKGLFGLAARLGVPAVPVALRYQPAELAWTGDATFLPHYLRLAARGASRVALRFGEPVLATSHADAAEVAAEVRARVAALLEGLP; translated from the coding sequence ATGTCGGCGCTGGCGGCGGCCGCGGCCGGCGGGGTGGGGGTGGTGCGGGCCGGGGCGCGCCTGGCGGCCACCGGCGCCACCGCGGCCCTGGTGGCGGCGCGCGCCCGCGGGGTGGGGCGGGGCGGGGCCACCGACCGGCTGGCGCTGCGGGCCGGCCTGACGGTCCCCTCGCCGGCGCGCCAGCGGGCCCGGGTGCTGCGCGACGGCTGCCGGGCGGCGCTGCGGCTGCACGGGGTGGCGGTGGACGTGCAGGGTGGCCTGCCGCCCGGGCCGCTCCTGCTGGCCTGCAACCACGTCAGCTGGCTCGACCCGCTGGTGGTGGCGGCCAGCGTGCCCTGCGCGCCCATCTCCAAGCTGGACGTGCGCGGCTGGCCGCTGGTGGGCGGGCTGGCCGGGCTGCTGGGGGTGATCTTCCACGCCCGCGGCGACCAGGGCTCGGGCCTCCGGGTGCTGCGCCAGGTGGAGGTGGCGCTCGCCGCCGGCCTGCCGGTGCTCAACTTCCCCGAGGGGACCACCACCGACGGCGCCGGCGTGCTGCGCTTCCACAAGGGGCTCTTCGGGCTGGCGGCCCGGCTGGGCGTGCCGGCCGTGCCGGTGGCGCTGCGCTACCAGCCGGCCGAGCTGGCCTGGACCGGCGACGCCACCTTCCTCCCGCACTACCTCCGCCTGGCGGCGCGCGGCGCCTCGCGGGTGGCGCTGCGCTTCGGCGAGCCGGTGCTGGCCACCAGCCACGCCGACGCGGCCGAGGTGGCCGCCGAGGTGCGAGCCCGGGTGGCGGCGCTGCTGGAGGGGTTGCCGTGA
- a CDS encoding GNAT family N-acetyltransferase, protein MAHREIRQLRQDDFAALMSIEEEVFGAAGEGVLGAYYVRLCCEFFPDSCFAALEGGRIVGYVLCFLKGREAYCTTLAVAPGRQGSRVALQLLRALTAALLDRVDSVWFTVKEDNLQARSLHAALGATEQGFRDDFYGPGDRRLVSRIDRGGFERLRGRMEKLGLVDREPLQGVA, encoded by the coding sequence ATGGCCCACCGCGAGATCAGGCAGCTTCGCCAGGACGACTTCGCCGCGCTCATGTCGATCGAGGAGGAGGTCTTCGGCGCCGCCGGCGAGGGGGTGCTGGGCGCCTACTACGTGCGGCTCTGCTGCGAGTTCTTCCCCGACAGCTGCTTCGCCGCCCTGGAGGGCGGCCGCATCGTGGGCTACGTGCTCTGCTTCCTCAAGGGGCGCGAGGCCTACTGCACCACGCTGGCGGTGGCCCCTGGCCGCCAGGGGTCGCGGGTGGCGCTGCAGCTCCTGCGGGCGCTCACCGCGGCCCTGCTCGACCGGGTGGACTCGGTCTGGTTCACCGTCAAGGAGGACAACCTGCAGGCCCGCTCCCTGCACGCCGCCCTGGGGGCCACCGAGCAGGGCTTCCGCGACGACTTCTACGGCCCCGGCGACCGGCGGCTGGTGTCGCGCATCGACCGGGGCGGCTTCGAGCGGCTGCGCGGCCGGATGGAGAAGCTCGGCCTGGTGGACCGCGAGCCGCTGCAGGGAGTGGCCTGA
- a CDS encoding metallophosphoesterase, giving the protein MHGTLVHLSDLHLGRGPAEAVALRHMVSAILAARVDQVVVTGDVTDHGRLDELATFRRLTAPIADRLTVVPGNHDRLGEDAGRRLMSGRVAVERRPGLHLVRLDSTAPHNRRLLDSHGLVTAADLDAVEAALSGAGPRDLVAVLLHHHVHPLPGDDLWERLAGLVGLPWTAELCAGAALLSRLRGRCDLVLHGHRHVPAERLLDPGAARPLRVANAGCTPALGRARLFVHADGRLTGEGWLTAGAARPAVTPVQAAAADLGADVAAAA; this is encoded by the coding sequence GTGCACGGCACCCTGGTCCACCTCTCCGATCTGCACCTCGGCCGCGGGCCGGCCGAGGCCGTCGCGCTGCGCCACATGGTGAGCGCCATCCTGGCGGCGCGGGTGGACCAGGTGGTGGTCACCGGCGACGTCACCGACCACGGCCGCCTCGACGAGCTGGCCACCTTCCGGCGGCTCACCGCCCCCATCGCCGACCGGCTCACGGTGGTGCCGGGCAACCACGACCGGCTCGGCGAGGACGCCGGCCGGCGGCTCATGAGCGGCCGGGTGGCGGTGGAGCGGCGCCCCGGGCTGCACCTGGTCCGCCTCGACTCCACCGCGCCGCACAACCGGCGGCTGCTCGACAGCCACGGCCTGGTGACCGCGGCCGACCTCGACGCGGTGGAGGCGGCGCTCTCCGGGGCCGGGCCCCGCGACCTGGTGGCGGTGCTGCTGCACCACCACGTCCACCCCCTGCCGGGCGACGACCTGTGGGAGCGGCTGGCCGGCCTGGTGGGCCTGCCCTGGACCGCCGAGCTGTGCGCCGGCGCGGCCCTGCTGTCCCGCCTGCGCGGGCGCTGCGACCTGGTGCTGCACGGCCACCGCCACGTGCCGGCCGAGCGGCTCCTCGACCCCGGCGCGGCCCGCCCGCTGCGGGTGGCCAACGCCGGCTGCACCCCGGCGCTGGGGCGGGCCCGCCTCTTCGTGCACGCGGACGGGCGGCTCACCGGCGAGGGCTGGCTCACCGCCGGCGCGGCCCGGCCGGCCGTCACGCCGGTGCAGGCCGCCGCGGCGGACCTGGGGGCGGACGTGGCGGCGGCGGCCTAG
- a CDS encoding Ppx/GppA family phosphatase has translation MKNGSDRLLAAIDVGTNAVRLEIARPLPDGTLETIHQERDPIRPGEGVFTSGVIAKPVADRLLATLRRYAALCRRHHARVRAVATSAVREARNQAEIVRRVRLETGLSLEVVSGREEARLICLGVLEGRAARARSLVLDIGGGSTEVAFGVGEKPSALHSVAVGAVRLTEIFGTSGKVSPERLAVMRSFVAEAFRDQLPGGLPRAGVALGSSGTINAIVAAGSESRRLTRRRLEKTVTELAGLSLSERRRRFEPRRAEIIVAGAVILEAAMRHLGLDAVVAVDTGLRNGVLRDLARRTPAAAAMAAEQRTRSAAAVGRRFGFDEKHARQVARLSLQLFDQLAAVHALPASARSLLEAAALLHDVGHAVSPQRHHKHTLYLVQNADIAGFSDQERHLVALVARYHRRTPPDRTRPDLEGLSAAQLKLVRQLVAMLRVADALDRSHHQPVTDLRAATRGPLVRVSARTRAAIDLELWDVAREAAYFRSAMGKRLEVAATRR, from the coding sequence ATGAAAAACGGCTCGGACCGGCTGCTCGCCGCCATCGACGTGGGGACCAACGCCGTCCGGCTGGAGATCGCGCGGCCGCTCCCCGACGGCACGCTCGAGACCATCCACCAGGAGCGAGACCCCATCCGCCCCGGCGAGGGGGTCTTCACCAGCGGCGTCATCGCCAAGCCGGTGGCCGACCGCCTGCTGGCCACGCTGCGCCGCTACGCCGCCCTGTGCCGCCGCCACCACGCCCGGGTGCGGGCGGTGGCCACCAGCGCGGTGCGCGAGGCGCGCAACCAGGCGGAGATCGTCCGGCGGGTGCGCCTCGAGACCGGCCTCTCGCTGGAGGTGGTGTCGGGGCGCGAGGAGGCGCGGCTCATCTGCCTGGGCGTGCTCGAGGGCCGGGCCGCCAGGGCCCGCAGCCTGGTGCTGGACATCGGCGGCGGCTCCACCGAGGTGGCCTTCGGCGTGGGCGAGAAGCCCTCGGCGCTCCACTCGGTGGCGGTGGGCGCGGTGCGGCTCACCGAGATCTTCGGCACCTCCGGCAAGGTCTCGCCGGAGCGGCTGGCGGTGATGCGCTCCTTCGTGGCCGAGGCCTTCCGCGACCAGCTGCCCGGGGGGCTGCCGCGCGCCGGCGTGGCCCTGGGCAGCTCCGGCACCATCAACGCCATCGTGGCGGCCGGCTCGGAGTCGCGCCGCCTGACCCGGCGGCGGCTGGAGAAGACGGTGACCGAGCTGGCCGGGCTCAGCCTCTCCGAGCGGCGGCGCCGCTTCGAGCCCAGGCGGGCCGAGATCATCGTGGCCGGCGCCGTGATCCTCGAGGCGGCCATGCGCCACCTCGGCCTCGACGCGGTGGTGGCGGTGGACACCGGCCTGCGCAACGGCGTGCTGCGCGACCTGGCCCGCCGCACCCCGGCGGCGGCGGCCATGGCGGCCGAGCAGCGCACCCGCTCGGCGGCCGCGGTGGGGCGACGCTTCGGCTTCGACGAGAAGCACGCCCGGCAGGTGGCCCGGCTCTCGCTGCAGCTCTTCGACCAGCTGGCGGCGGTGCACGCCCTGCCGGCCTCGGCGCGCAGCCTGCTCGAGGCCGCCGCCCTGCTGCACGACGTGGGGCACGCCGTCTCGCCGCAGCGCCACCACAAGCACACCCTCTACCTGGTGCAGAACGCCGACATCGCCGGCTTCTCCGACCAGGAGCGCCACCTGGTGGCGCTGGTGGCGCGCTACCACCGGCGCACCCCGCCCGACCGCACCCGGCCCGACCTGGAGGGGCTCTCCGCCGCCCAGCTCAAGCTGGTGCGGCAGCTGGTGGCCATGCTGCGGGTGGCCGACGCGCTCGACCGGAGCCACCACCAGCCGGTGACCGACCTGCGCGCCGCGACGCGCGGACCGCTGGTGCGGGTCTCGGCCCGCACCCGCGCCGCCATCGACCTCGAGCTGTGGGACGTGGCCCGCGAGGCGGCCTACTTCCGCTCGGCCATGGGCAAGCGGCTGGAGGTGGCGGCGACGCGGCGCTGA